One window from the genome of Clupea harengus chromosome 19, Ch_v2.0.2, whole genome shotgun sequence encodes:
- the c19h18orf21 gene encoding UPF0711 protein C18orf21 homolog: MDKDSFLKKASLLYKDSCPELSRFLMQTQQMNGSKSSSCVEKLCPFCFQWREPDNHRVRLRPKRRPSAHLQRLLGREAKGRKLRLEESDALCRFRRSSSCLMATCHTCNKTSRTCGPNRDFLTGLVKNPSTPRNAGKRKNPQSTSKGSMSTPSSASSQKSPFSTPRTVSSDSTSSSKSSSVKKSAFSRLKKLLSLEDSPKTKKGGLKDFLSAL; this comes from the exons ATGGATAAAGATTCGTTTTTGAAAAAAGCTTCTCTACTTTATAAAGATAGCTGCCCGGAACTGTCTCGATTTCTCAT GCAAACCCAGCAGATGAATG gATCTAAATCGTCTAGCTGTGTCGAGAAGCTGTGTCCGTTCTGCTTCCAGTGGCGGGAGCCGGACAACCACCGGGTGCGGCTGCGGCCCAAACGCAGACCGTCGGCCCACCTGCAGAGGCTGCTGGGGAGGGAAGCCAAGGGTCGCAAACTCAGGCTGGAGGAGAGCGATGCCCTCTGCAGGTTCAGGaggtcctccagctgtctg ATGGCCACCTGTCACACCTGCAATAAGACATCCAGAACATGTGGACCAAACAGAGACTTTCTCACAGGTCTGGTGAAGAACCCAAGCACCCCGAGAAACGCAGGCAAGCGCAAGAACCCACAGTCCACCAGTAAAGGAAGTATGTCTACTCCGAGCTCAGCTTCCAGTCAGAAATCCCCTTTTAGCACACCAAG GACGGTGTCCTCTGACTCCACCAGTTCATCAAAGTCGTCCAGCGTGAAGAAGTCGGCTTTCTCTCGGCTCAAGAAGCTGTTGTCGCTGGAAGACAGCCCCAAGACTAAGAAGGGGGGTCTGAAGGATTTCCTGTCAGCACTCTGA